One Maribacter dokdonensis DSW-8 genomic region harbors:
- a CDS encoding ABC transporter permease, translating to MIRLLQIEFIKLWNNRASKVLIISYFALLTSIALVAAIKFDIGPIKFHLADQGIFNFPYIWHFNTFITAFFKLFLAIVIVSMMSNEYSNKTIKQNLIDGLSKREFILSKFLTVITFSLVSTIFVFIVSLILGLFYSDFNELSIIFTDLEFLLAFFVKLTGFFSFCLFLGVLVKRSAFALGFLILWQVFEGIFRGILRWKFFDGETTDSIMNLFPLQSMFNLIKEPFSRLGAVQSVANQMGEKLALNYHVHWYEVIIVLFWTAIFIYGSYKILKRRDL from the coding sequence ATGATACGATTACTTCAAATAGAATTTATAAAATTGTGGAATAACAGGGCTAGCAAAGTGCTGATCATTTCTTACTTCGCTTTATTAACATCAATCGCTTTGGTAGCGGCAATTAAATTTGATATAGGTCCCATAAAATTTCATTTGGCAGACCAAGGGATATTCAACTTTCCCTATATATGGCATTTCAACACATTTATAACCGCGTTCTTTAAATTGTTCTTGGCTATAGTGATCGTTTCAATGATGTCTAATGAATACAGCAATAAAACGATAAAACAGAACCTAATAGACGGACTCTCAAAAAGAGAGTTTATACTTTCTAAATTTTTGACCGTAATTACATTTTCCTTAGTATCCACAATATTCGTGTTTATAGTTTCGCTCATTTTGGGATTGTTTTATTCCGATTTCAATGAATTATCTATCATTTTTACCGATTTAGAGTTTCTATTGGCATTTTTTGTTAAACTAACGGGTTTCTTTTCCTTCTGTCTTTTTTTAGGAGTATTGGTTAAACGATCCGCATTTGCTTTAGGTTTTTTAATCCTTTGGCAAGTTTTTGAAGGTATATTTAGAGGCATCTTACGTTGGAAGTTTTTTGACGGGGAAACCACAGATTCCATTATGAATTTGTTTCCACTACAATCCATGTTCAATCTCATTAAAGAACCATTTTCCAGGTTAGGCGCTGTACAATCAGTAGCTAATCAAATGGGAGAAAAATTAGCTTTGAACTATCACGTTCATTGGTACGAAGTCATCATAGTATTATTTTGGACAGCTATTTTCATTTACGGCTCATACAAAATATTAAAAAGGCGTGACCTCTAA
- a CDS encoding Hsp20/alpha crystallin family protein, protein MSLVKRNDVLFPAFMNEIFKPDWFGGIENNRNSVPAVNIKENEKEYYLELFVPGRSKEDFTIEIDEAVLTISSEIKKENEEVNDNYTRKEFSISSFKRSFTLPDTIATDKIDANYEGGILKFNLPKKEEALPKPKRMIELK, encoded by the coding sequence ATGAGTTTAGTAAAAAGAAATGACGTTTTGTTCCCAGCTTTTATGAACGAAATATTTAAGCCAGATTGGTTTGGAGGTATAGAGAATAATAGAAATTCTGTACCTGCCGTAAATATCAAGGAGAACGAGAAGGAGTATTATTTGGAGCTTTTTGTACCCGGTAGAAGTAAAGAAGATTTTACCATTGAAATTGATGAAGCTGTGTTGACCATTTCATCTGAAATTAAAAAAGAGAATGAAGAGGTGAATGATAATTATACTAGAAAAGAATTTAGTATTTCATCTTTCAAAAGATCGTTTACATTACCAGATACAATTGCAACCGATAAGATCGATGCAAATTACGAAGGGGGAATTTTAAAATTCAATCTTCCTAAAAAAGAAGAGGCTTTACCAAAGCCAAAAAGAATGATCGAATTAAAATAG
- the uvrB gene encoding excinuclease ABC subunit UvrB, which produces MKFKVVSEFKPTGDQPNAIKELVKGINEKEKYQTLLGVTGSGKTFTVANVIENVQKPTLLLAHNKTLAAQLYSEFKQFFPDNAVEYFVSYYDYYQPEAYIPTSGVYIEKDLSINEDIEKLRLSATSSLLSGRRDVIVIASVSCLYGIGNPIEFQKNVISIKKDQVIARTKLMHQLVQSLYSRTMADFKNGNFRVKGDVVDVFPSYADHAFRIHFFGDEIEEIEAFDPFNNTIIEVYENLNIYPANMFVTSKDVLQNAIHNIQDDLVKQIDYFKDIAKPLEAKRLEERTNFDLEMIRELGYCSGIENYSRYLDGREPGTRPFCLLDYFPDDYLMVIDESHVTIPQVHAMYGGDRSRKVNLVEYGFRLPAAMDNRPLKFEEFEALQNQVLYVSATPADYELQLSQGVYVEQVIRPTGLLDPIIEVRPSLNQIDDLVEEIQVRVEKDERTLVTTLTKRMAEELAKYLDRINIRCRYIHSDVDTLERVEIMQDLRKGIFDVLIGVNLLREGLDLPEVSLVVILDADKEGFLRSNRSLTQTVGRAARNLNGKAIMYADKITESMQKTIDETAYRREKQIKYNTDNNVTPKALNKSLDNVLSKNSVSTYHFIKEELRAAEPDMDYLTKEQIEKLIKDKRKAMEKAAKELDFMQAAKLRDEIKSLQDQE; this is translated from the coding sequence ATGAAATTCAAAGTAGTATCCGAGTTCAAACCCACTGGTGACCAGCCAAATGCCATAAAAGAATTAGTAAAGGGCATAAATGAAAAGGAAAAATACCAAACTTTATTAGGTGTTACAGGGTCAGGTAAAACCTTTACAGTAGCCAACGTTATTGAAAACGTTCAGAAACCAACTCTTCTATTGGCTCACAATAAAACCTTGGCCGCACAGCTTTATTCTGAATTTAAGCAGTTTTTCCCTGATAATGCCGTGGAGTATTTTGTGTCCTATTATGATTACTACCAACCAGAAGCATATATACCCACTAGTGGTGTATATATTGAAAAGGATCTGTCTATAAACGAGGACATAGAAAAGTTACGTTTAAGCGCTACATCATCCTTATTATCTGGGAGAAGAGATGTTATCGTTATCGCATCCGTATCCTGTCTATACGGTATTGGTAATCCCATTGAATTTCAGAAAAACGTTATTTCCATTAAAAAAGATCAAGTAATAGCTAGAACTAAGTTAATGCATCAATTGGTGCAATCTCTTTACTCAAGAACTATGGCAGATTTTAAAAATGGAAACTTTAGGGTAAAAGGAGATGTAGTGGATGTTTTCCCTAGTTATGCCGATCATGCTTTTAGAATACATTTCTTTGGGGATGAGATAGAGGAAATTGAGGCGTTTGATCCGTTTAACAATACCATTATAGAAGTTTATGAAAATTTGAACATATATCCTGCTAACATGTTCGTAACCTCTAAAGATGTGTTACAGAATGCCATTCATAACATACAGGATGACCTAGTTAAGCAAATAGATTATTTCAAGGACATTGCAAAACCCTTAGAAGCTAAAAGACTTGAAGAGCGAACCAATTTTGATTTAGAAATGATTCGTGAATTGGGTTATTGTTCAGGTATTGAGAATTATTCAAGATATTTAGATGGTAGGGAACCCGGTACAAGACCCTTCTGTTTATTAGATTACTTTCCAGATGATTATTTAATGGTGATCGATGAAAGCCATGTGACCATACCACAAGTACATGCCATGTATGGTGGTGACCGTTCACGAAAAGTCAATTTAGTGGAATATGGTTTTCGCTTACCCGCCGCAATGGATAACAGACCTTTAAAATTTGAAGAATTTGAAGCATTGCAAAATCAGGTATTGTATGTGAGTGCAACTCCGGCGGATTATGAGTTGCAATTGAGTCAAGGTGTTTATGTAGAACAAGTAATTAGACCAACCGGACTTTTAGATCCTATTATAGAAGTAAGACCTAGTTTAAACCAGATCGATGATTTGGTTGAAGAGATACAGGTACGGGTAGAAAAAGACGAGCGAACTTTGGTTACTACCTTAACCAAAAGAATGGCAGAAGAATTGGCAAAATACCTAGATAGAATTAACATTAGATGTAGATATATTCATAGTGATGTTGATACTTTAGAACGTGTTGAAATCATGCAAGATTTACGAAAAGGTATCTTTGATGTACTGATTGGGGTGAATTTATTACGTGAAGGACTGGACTTACCAGAGGTATCTTTGGTCGTAATATTGGATGCCGACAAAGAAGGATTTTTAAGAAGTAACCGATCGTTAACACAGACTGTTGGTAGAGCTGCAAGAAACCTAAATGGCAAGGCGATCATGTACGCAGATAAGATAACGGAAAGCATGCAAAAAACTATTGACGAGACAGCTTATCGTAGGGAAAAACAGATCAAATACAACACCGATAATAACGTAACTCCAAAAGCATTAAATAAAAGCTTGGACAATGTGCTGTCTAAAAATTCCGTGTCTACTTATCACTTCATAAAAGAGGAGTTAAGAGCAGCCGAACCTGATATGGATTATCTAACAAAAGAGCAAATTGAAAAGTTGATCAAGGACAAAAGAAAGGCAATGGAAAAAGCTGCAAAAGAACTTGATTTTATGCAAGCAGCAAAGTTAAGAGATGAAATAAAGTCCCTACAAGACCAAGAATAA
- the sucC gene encoding ADP-forming succinate--CoA ligase subunit beta, producing MNLHEYQGKEILASFGVRIQRGIVAHNAKEAVEAAKQLTAETGTGWHVIKAQVHAGGRGKGGGVKLAKNLKEVEEIANQIIGMNLITPQTSAEGKKVHQVLIAEDVYYPGESETSEFYMSVLLNRATGKNMIMYSTEGGMDIEEVAESTPHLIFTEEIDPATGLLGFQARKIAFNLGLSGTAFKEMTKFVASLYKAYVESDSSMFEINPVLKTSDDLIMAVDAKVSIDDNALYRRKQYAEMRDLREENPIEVEAREVGLNYVDLDGNVGCMVNGAGLAMATMDLIKMAGGEPANFLDVGGTADAKRVEEAFRIILKDPNVKAILINIFGGIVRCDRVAQGVVDAYKNMGDAMQVPIIVRLQGTNAELAKEIIDNSGLAVESAVQFQEAADRVKAVLA from the coding sequence ATGAACCTTCACGAATATCAAGGAAAAGAGATATTAGCAAGTTTTGGGGTGCGCATCCAAAGAGGGATAGTTGCCCATAATGCAAAAGAGGCTGTTGAGGCTGCAAAGCAATTGACTGCTGAAACCGGAACTGGATGGCACGTTATTAAAGCACAAGTACACGCAGGTGGTCGTGGTAAAGGTGGTGGTGTAAAATTAGCCAAAAACCTTAAAGAGGTAGAAGAGATAGCAAACCAGATCATTGGTATGAACTTGATTACTCCGCAAACTTCTGCAGAAGGTAAAAAAGTACATCAAGTATTGATTGCTGAAGATGTCTATTACCCAGGCGAGAGTGAAACTAGCGAGTTCTATATGTCAGTTTTATTAAATAGAGCTACTGGTAAGAATATGATTATGTATTCTACCGAAGGGGGTATGGATATTGAAGAGGTTGCAGAAAGTACTCCACATTTAATATTTACAGAGGAAATTGATCCAGCAACGGGTCTTTTAGGATTTCAAGCAAGGAAAATTGCTTTTAACCTAGGTTTGTCCGGTACTGCTTTCAAGGAAATGACAAAATTTGTGGCTTCTTTATATAAGGCATATGTTGAAAGTGATTCTAGCATGTTCGAGATCAATCCAGTATTAAAGACATCGGATGATTTGATCATGGCTGTTGATGCTAAAGTTTCTATTGATGATAACGCTCTATACCGTAGAAAGCAATATGCGGAAATGCGCGATCTTAGAGAAGAGAATCCTATTGAAGTAGAAGCAAGAGAAGTAGGACTAAACTATGTTGACCTTGACGGTAATGTTGGTTGTATGGTAAACGGTGCAGGTCTCGCGATGGCTACAATGGATTTGATTAAAATGGCAGGTGGTGAGCCAGCTAACTTTTTAGATGTTGGTGGTACTGCTGATGCTAAAAGAGTGGAAGAAGCTTTTAGAATTATTTTAAAAGATCCTAATGTAAAAGCAATTCTTATCAACATATTCGGTGGTATCGTTCGTTGTGATCGTGTAGCTCAAGGTGTTGTAGATGCATACAAGAATATGGGTGATGCCATGCAAGTGCCAATTATTGTAAGATTACAAGGTACAAATGCTGAATTGGCAAAAGAAATTATTGATAACTCAGGGTTGGCGGTAGAATCTGCTGTACAATTCCAAGAAGCTGCAGATAGGGTAAAAGCTGTATTGGCTTAA
- a CDS encoding ABC transporter ATP-binding protein gives MSTILSVNHLTKKFGYLTAVKDLSFTIEKGNVYGILGPNGSGKSTTLGIVLNVVNKSSGAFAWFGGGTSTHEALKKVGAIIERPNFYPYMTALQNLKLVCKIKEVPEDKIEEKLELVGLLDRKNSKFKTYSLGMKQRLAIASALLNDPEILILDEPTNGLDPQGIHQIREIIKTIAAKGTTILLASHLLDEVEKVCSHVVILRKGEKLYSGRVDSLQASFGFFELKSSDTDKLFAYLNNNEHFGNIKEENGLVTAFLTSELDAQTLNKLLFDNGIIASHLVKRKESLEEQFLALTKNVNA, from the coding sequence GTGAGTACTATTCTATCAGTCAATCATCTTACTAAAAAATTTGGGTATCTAACTGCGGTAAAAGATCTTTCGTTCACAATTGAAAAAGGAAATGTCTACGGTATTCTAGGTCCCAACGGCAGCGGAAAATCCACAACATTGGGCATTGTTTTAAATGTTGTCAATAAATCAAGTGGAGCTTTTGCTTGGTTCGGTGGGGGCACTTCTACACATGAAGCCTTGAAAAAAGTTGGAGCTATTATTGAGCGTCCAAATTTTTACCCGTACATGACCGCTTTACAAAACTTGAAATTGGTTTGTAAAATTAAAGAAGTACCTGAAGATAAAATTGAAGAAAAGCTTGAACTTGTTGGTTTACTGGATAGAAAAAACAGCAAATTCAAAACATATTCCTTAGGGATGAAGCAACGTTTAGCCATTGCCTCTGCCCTACTGAACGATCCTGAAATCTTAATCCTGGATGAACCTACCAATGGACTAGATCCACAAGGAATTCATCAAATCAGGGAGATTATTAAGACTATCGCAGCAAAGGGTACAACTATACTATTGGCATCGCATTTATTGGACGAAGTTGAAAAAGTTTGCTCTCATGTAGTTATTTTAAGAAAAGGAGAAAAATTGTATTCTGGCAGAGTAGACAGTTTACAAGCAAGTTTTGGCTTTTTTGAACTTAAATCTTCAGATACGGACAAGCTTTTTGCCTACTTAAACAACAATGAACATTTTGGTAACATAAAAGAAGAAAATGGTCTGGTCACAGCTTTTTTAACTTCTGAGTTAGATGCCCAAACTTTAAACAAACTTCTTTTTGACAATGGCATAATTGCTTCGCACCTAGTGAAAAGAAAAGAAAGTCTAGAAGAGCAATTCTTGGCACTAACCAAAAATGTTAACGCTTAA
- a CDS encoding DUF1456 family protein has protein sequence MTNNDIFKKLRVALKFRDDDIVEILQLVDFKISKSELGAFFRKEDHPNYMECGDQVLRNFLNGLVIHLRGTKDNPKIPGEVLLGMATATSKPATKNTEKRDFKSKQMKKVDTAISNVKYKNKKRS, from the coding sequence ATGACAAATAATGATATTTTTAAAAAACTAAGAGTTGCCTTAAAATTCAGAGATGACGATATTGTTGAAATTTTACAACTAGTAGACTTTAAAATTTCTAAAAGCGAATTAGGTGCTTTCTTTAGAAAAGAAGATCACCCTAATTACATGGAGTGTGGTGATCAAGTATTACGTAATTTTTTAAATGGATTGGTTATTCATTTACGTGGCACTAAAGATAACCCTAAGATTCCTGGTGAGGTTTTACTAGGTATGGCGACCGCAACATCAAAACCCGCTACAAAGAATACCGAGAAAAGGGATTTCAAATCCAAGCAAATGAAAAAGGTAGATACCGCAATTAGCAATGTAAAATATAAAAACAAAAAAAGATCTTGA
- the lysA gene encoding diaminopimelate decarboxylase, protein MRNEDLLQIAKTYGDPVYVYDSEKIVSQFNRLTKAFGSVKKLKLNYAAKALSNITILRLMNSLGSGLDTVSIQEVQLGLLAGFKPESIIFTPNGVSLEEIEEAAKLGVRINIDNLSILEQFGSKHPNIPVCIRINPHVMAGGNSNISVGHIDSKFGISIHQIPHLLRIVELTKMNINGIHMHTGSDILDIDVFLYASEILFETARNFKNLDFIDFGSGFKVPYKEGDIETNVEELGKKLSKRFNEFCKEYGKDLTLAFEPGKFLVSEAGVFLAKVNVVKQTTSTVFASIDSGFNHLIRPMLYGATHTIKNISNPKGRERYYSVVGYICETDTFASNKRINEITEGDILCFKNAGAYCFTMASNYNSRFRPPEVLWHKGKAILIRERENFDDLIRNQVDVKDLFAVKETAKVK, encoded by the coding sequence ATGAGAAATGAGGATTTATTGCAGATTGCAAAAACCTATGGTGATCCGGTGTATGTTTATGACTCGGAAAAAATAGTTTCACAATTCAATAGATTGACCAAGGCATTTGGTTCAGTAAAAAAACTGAAGCTTAATTATGCCGCCAAAGCACTATCTAACATTACTATATTAAGATTAATGAACAGTCTTGGTAGTGGCTTAGATACTGTATCTATACAAGAAGTACAACTAGGATTATTAGCTGGTTTTAAACCAGAATCCATCATATTTACCCCAAATGGAGTTTCTCTAGAAGAGATAGAAGAGGCAGCAAAACTAGGTGTTAGAATAAACATTGACAACCTTTCAATTTTAGAACAGTTTGGTAGCAAACATCCAAATATTCCTGTTTGTATTAGAATTAACCCACATGTTATGGCAGGTGGTAATTCCAATATTTCTGTTGGACACATAGATTCAAAGTTCGGTATCAGTATTCATCAAATTCCGCATTTACTTCGAATAGTGGAATTAACGAAAATGAATATTAACGGTATTCACATGCATACCGGTAGTGACATTTTAGATATTGACGTATTCTTATATGCTTCTGAAATTCTATTTGAAACCGCACGAAATTTCAAAAATTTAGATTTCATTGATTTCGGTAGCGGATTTAAAGTACCTTATAAAGAAGGTGATATTGAGACCAATGTTGAAGAACTTGGTAAAAAATTAAGCAAACGCTTTAATGAATTCTGTAAAGAATACGGTAAAGATTTAACCCTTGCTTTTGAGCCTGGCAAGTTTTTGGTGAGTGAAGCAGGTGTTTTCCTTGCTAAAGTAAACGTGGTTAAACAAACTACCTCAACAGTATTTGCAAGCATAGATTCCGGTTTCAATCACTTGATCAGACCAATGCTTTATGGTGCAACACATACCATTAAAAACATATCTAACCCCAAGGGAAGAGAACGCTACTATTCTGTCGTAGGATATATTTGTGAGACAGATACTTTTGCCAGTAACAAAAGAATAAATGAAATTACTGAAGGTGATATTCTATGCTTTAAAAATGCAGGTGCATATTGCTTTACTATGGCAAGTAACTATAACTCTAGATTTAGACCACCAGAAGTTCTTTGGCACAAGGGCAAAGCAATTCTAATACGAGAAAGGGAGAATTTTGATGATTTAATTAGAAACCAAGTAGATGTAAAAGATTTGTTCGCTGTTAAAGAAACGGCAAAAGTGAAATAA
- a CDS encoding DUF2254 domain-containing protein, protein MNRLLNIFKQIRSKIAFYPSLIALGGLALAFLLIYLESIKISSFLIDVAPFLVIDDTDTAKTILSTLIGGLISLTVFSFSMVMVLLNQASSNFSPRVLPGIISDQKHQIVLGLYIGTILYNIFILISIEPTENEYQTPGFSVLIGIILTVLCLAAFIYFIHHISQAIQVGNILTAIHSRTKKELAIIIENQEDKNQDFPSTDHWEKHKITQRGYFYGILKDDLIELCQENNLKAMISLHKGQFIIDGTVGFLTEKPVEDELKKKIEKTLLFSHTELIGENFIYGFRQISEIGIKAMSPGINDPGTALNTIDYLSSLFIDLLLKKDHEFLTDKNGVNWVSLNCPEFSEILFNVMATYRQYCKHDITVMRKLMHKLKTLKLHVVHSDQLKIIEAEIDQLRQDAITNIMNKRDLEQLEADYFSWS, encoded by the coding sequence ATGAACAGACTTCTGAATATTTTTAAACAAATACGCTCTAAAATTGCCTTCTACCCTTCTTTAATAGCCTTAGGCGGTCTTGCTTTGGCATTTCTGTTGATTTATTTGGAATCCATCAAAATTTCTTCCTTTCTAATTGATGTTGCTCCCTTTTTGGTTATTGATGACACAGACACCGCAAAAACGATTTTAAGTACTTTAATTGGCGGTTTAATATCTCTAACCGTTTTTAGTTTTTCCATGGTAATGGTACTGCTCAATCAAGCTTCAAGCAATTTCTCACCAAGAGTGCTACCAGGTATAATCTCTGATCAAAAACACCAAATAGTGCTTGGACTTTATATTGGCACCATTCTATACAATATTTTTATTTTGATTTCCATAGAACCCACCGAAAATGAATACCAAACACCAGGGTTCTCTGTACTTATCGGCATTATACTAACAGTTTTATGTTTAGCCGCCTTCATTTATTTTATTCACCATATTTCCCAAGCCATACAAGTAGGAAACATACTAACTGCAATTCATTCTAGAACTAAAAAAGAGTTAGCGATCATTATAGAAAATCAAGAAGATAAAAATCAAGATTTTCCAAGCACCGATCATTGGGAAAAACATAAAATTACCCAGAGAGGATACTTTTACGGAATACTTAAAGATGACCTAATAGAGCTTTGCCAAGAGAATAACTTAAAAGCAATGATTTCACTACATAAAGGGCAGTTTATAATAGATGGAACCGTAGGTTTCTTAACAGAAAAACCGGTTGAAGACGAACTAAAGAAAAAAATTGAAAAAACTTTACTGTTCAGCCATACAGAACTTATTGGTGAAAATTTTATTTATGGTTTTAGACAAATTTCAGAAATAGGCATTAAAGCCATGTCACCGGGTATTAATGATCCTGGCACCGCTTTGAATACCATAGACTACCTTTCCTCATTATTTATTGATTTGTTGCTAAAAAAAGACCATGAATTTCTAACGGACAAAAACGGTGTTAATTGGGTAAGTTTGAACTGTCCAGAATTTTCAGAAATACTATTTAATGTAATGGCTACTTATCGTCAGTACTGCAAACATGATATTACGGTCATGCGAAAATTAATGCATAAACTAAAAACGTTAAAACTACATGTAGTACATTCTGATCAATTGAAAATAATTGAGGCAGAAATTGATCAATTAAGACAAGACGCCATAACTAATATCATGAACAAGAGAGATCTTGAACAATTAGAAGCAGATTACTTCTCTTGGTCTTAG
- a CDS encoding LON peptidase substrate-binding domain-containing protein, whose protein sequence is MKLPLLPLQSIFFPGETVPLHIFEDRYKQLINDCRDEAITFGIPVFINNKMEYGVEVQLVEVVNTYESGEMDVVCVARQVFRLLAFDNIMDDKLYAGGIVKLIEYDYVATDEKKQTIINGIKQLYEIMEVPYTPINVQEFNSFTLAHKIGLSFDQEYQLLQIPTENDRLNFIGLHLTSTITVLSEVERTRKIIELNGHFKNFDPLDFKDIEM, encoded by the coding sequence ATGAAACTACCATTATTACCATTACAGTCCATTTTTTTTCCGGGAGAAACCGTTCCACTACATATTTTTGAAGATCGCTATAAGCAATTGATCAATGATTGTAGAGATGAGGCTATTACATTTGGTATCCCCGTTTTTATTAATAACAAGATGGAATATGGCGTTGAAGTGCAGTTGGTTGAAGTTGTAAATACCTATGAAAGTGGTGAAATGGACGTGGTTTGTGTGGCTAGGCAAGTGTTTAGGTTGTTGGCATTTGATAATATTATGGATGATAAACTTTACGCTGGTGGTATTGTTAAACTTATAGAATACGATTACGTTGCCACAGATGAAAAAAAGCAGACCATTATAAATGGTATAAAGCAGTTATATGAAATTATGGAAGTGCCTTATACACCTATTAATGTGCAAGAATTCAATAGCTTTACATTGGCGCATAAAATAGGATTGTCATTTGATCAGGAGTATCAATTACTGCAAATACCCACTGAAAATGATCGACTAAATTTCATAGGCTTGCATTTGACATCTACCATTACGGTATTGTCAGAAGTTGAAAGAACAAGAAAAATAATAGAACTAAATGGTCATTTTAAGAATTTTGATCCTTTAGATTTTAAGGATATAGAGATGTAG
- a CDS encoding T9SS type B sorting domain-containing protein: protein MKEIWDIRLPQLLALPILFVALFFTSLKSIAQECPSLLNPTDGAISVPVNSPITWESVTGVPGYIISLGTTAGGNDIVNERNVGTSTSFSPPTGLPENTKIFVTITLFFFNQPNIVCDIQSFTTAALTEVPDCVPSTLPSNNANNINTSTNISWSAASGASGYILSIGTTLNGSEILNNLDIGNNLSYNPPTDLPSEANIFVNIIPYNSIGMATGCNTIIFTTAEAAILPQCTSMITPFDGETNVPLDKFLEWNPVPNATGYRVSIGTSPFETNILENAILFKNSTVIIDLEPNRTFFISIIPFNEAGEAIGCSQETFSTILGCGPYFDPISGDLIVLNPQLTFPDTISICDGNELNRITATDEADGYRWYQLDERGNESLLSSSSEVFIDTEGKYIYEAYVILEDSRSTFECSSFKMFEVTISEAPKIEEVSVDIGANSLNYIINTTTPGNYEFALDNENGPYQDSNRFNNISLENHTVYVRDKEGCGTAQWQVEQDLTVNGFPKFFTPNGDGVNDFWRFIPPIETGENNFSVIFIYDRFGSLLAQLSPDTKGWNGIFNGRPLPESDYWFKAVTISNKEVKGHFTLKR from the coding sequence ATGAAAGAAATATGGGACATACGATTACCCCAGCTATTGGCTTTGCCCATACTTTTTGTAGCTTTATTTTTCACCAGTTTAAAATCAATTGCACAAGAATGTCCCTCATTGTTAAACCCTACTGATGGAGCGATCTCAGTTCCTGTTAATTCGCCTATAACTTGGGAATCTGTAACCGGTGTACCTGGATATATTATTTCACTTGGAACAACCGCTGGTGGTAATGACATTGTAAACGAAAGAAATGTAGGAACATCTACCAGCTTTAGTCCACCCACCGGGCTACCGGAGAATACCAAAATATTCGTAACCATCACATTATTCTTTTTTAACCAACCAAATATTGTTTGTGATATCCAAAGTTTTACCACGGCAGCTTTAACCGAAGTGCCAGATTGTGTACCATCTACATTGCCTTCAAACAATGCCAACAATATAAATACAAGCACCAATATTTCATGGAGCGCAGCCTCAGGTGCTTCCGGTTATATTTTATCTATTGGAACTACCTTGAACGGTAGTGAGATTCTCAACAATTTAGATATTGGCAACAATCTTTCTTATAATCCGCCCACAGACTTACCTTCAGAAGCTAATATTTTTGTAAACATAATACCTTACAATAGCATAGGAATGGCAACGGGTTGCAATACGATAATTTTTACGACAGCTGAGGCAGCTATATTACCCCAATGCACAAGTATGATCACTCCCTTTGATGGGGAAACCAATGTACCTTTAGACAAATTTCTGGAATGGAACCCAGTACCAAACGCAACGGGTTACAGAGTATCTATAGGCACATCGCCCTTTGAGACCAATATTTTGGAGAATGCCATACTATTTAAAAATTCGACCGTAATTATTGACCTAGAGCCTAATCGCACATTTTTTATTTCTATTATTCCCTTTAATGAAGCAGGTGAAGCCATTGGGTGTAGTCAAGAAACGTTCTCCACCATATTGGGTTGCGGTCCCTATTTTGATCCAATAAGCGGAGATTTAATCGTTTTAAACCCCCAGTTAACATTTCCAGATACAATTTCTATTTGCGATGGAAATGAATTAAACAGAATTACCGCAACTGATGAAGCGGATGGTTATAGATGGTACCAACTGGATGAAAGAGGAAACGAATCTCTATTATCCTCAAGCTCAGAAGTATTCATTGATACCGAAGGAAAGTATATTTATGAAGCTTATGTAATATTAGAAGATTCCCGCAGTACGTTTGAATGTTCCTCTTTTAAAATGTTTGAAGTCACCATATCAGAAGCTCCAAAAATAGAAGAAGTATCTGTTGACATAGGCGCCAACTCACTAAACTACATCATCAATACCACTACACCAGGTAATTATGAATTTGCCTTGGACAATGAAAACGGACCCTATCAAGATAGCAATAGATTCAACAACATATCACTTGAAAATCACACTGTCTATGTGCGTGATAAAGAAGGTTGTGGAACAGCGCAATGGCAGGTAGAGCAAGATTTAACCGTTAATGGTTTTCCAAAATTCTTTACTCCTAATGGAGATGGTGTTAACGATTTTTGGAGATTCATACCTCCCATAGAAACAGGAGAAAACAATTTTTCGGTGATTTTTATTTATGATAGATTCGGTTCACTTTTGGCACAATTATCACCGGACACAAAAGGTTGGAACGGTATTTTTAACGGTAGACCACTACCTGAATCTGATTATTGGTTTAAAGCGGTAACAATTTCAAATAAGGAAGTTAAGGGTCATTTTACATTGAAACGATAG